A genomic window from Candidatus Sulfotelmatobacter sp. includes:
- a CDS encoding tetratricopeptide repeat protein produces MGWGSSIEVAREARATQTALQHNDPRSATAHAQRAVNFAPQNADLWFTLAYAARLSGQYPLSVDAYKKGLALKPSSVEGLSGLAQTYARMGRTDDAQQTLEQALAANPRSDTDLQLAGELLLSTDPKRALEYLHRSEAVKPSPRTELLMARAYERVGDSESAHNMLEKARRAAPNNPEIVRAIASYYRDIDQYDQAIRSLEELHSKDPNVLAELAYSYTLAGNAPAAAKTYALAATRAPNDIEIQLNAAQAMLNAGDFAQANSLLNHAASLNPDHYRLFALRGRLEADEHHTDNAIRNYEAALQHLPEGVPEGVLYPISLRVDLADLYRDAGDTQNADRVTKDATNAIRAINLTGAARPEFLRLRAATELARNDMESAEKDLQEAIQLAPRNVVLLLNYAHLLWKADRRDDAVKTYKAALAIDPSSAGALGALGFLSREMGDMEAARHYFQEFAKKHPDDFAPFLALGDLDSETRRFPEAQENYEQAFHKAPSNPLIVSGAMNAALEAHQPAQAKKWLARASETVQQDPQVMREHERYLTMTGNYAESTDLGYQVIQKLPKDREGADYLAYDLLFLKRLDEAMKVVEHFEPILPGDRDLYLIAGYIHADHNENEEAVRSFTRALEIDPNIAVGYMNRGYVYNDMRLATKAEQDFRHALAINPQYGEAHLGLAYSLLQLRRSVAALKEAEIASRLLPDSESLHLAKAEAYRQRSMLTSAETEYKKALQLNPNSPTSYLALADVQYRAHKYASSAETLHTGLAVAPNDPMISADLARSYAQLRRSSDALAAIATAERTGGSNYRVLLVTADALKILGRRSDAMTRYSRALESSDEDRLRVRLALGQLFADEGKAADAQQQVALGFAEARVASTDLTSAEDYLNAAEILMAIHEYPLAERMLGRAQALGADETTVAVGMANASLALGDTHAAELQLASLPDDPDRQNNVEFLVAQGNVYRQRGENDRALADFVRANQLDPENPDTRLVEMELAEQQGHPIIDRLGMSSGVRVGPIFEDENIYQMDARLRGVQNQGALLPPPRRSVETYADSHFQFRANSLLPIEGFVGERNAQGSLSFPSQLLIQDRNTFDTIFNVSVVPVVRLGGIKLSINPGLQYTVRRDTVSPVPMNQNLFRQFLYVATSPIYNWFSVSGSLIREAGPFTDQLLHSRDEDADIDFRVGRPWGRTALLTGYNARDLLFGPSVHEYYQTVTYGGLEHAFGSRFRASAVAEFLRAWRVEGRDYAIAQTLRPRFGFDAKLNPHWTLTASGAWSSGRSFHAYDNVAANFVATYTRDRSWGRGSETAAAYPMRFSFGLGEQTFYDFPGHAHTQVVPVAQVTF; encoded by the coding sequence ATGGGCTGGGGCTCGAGCATCGAGGTGGCGCGCGAGGCGCGCGCCACGCAGACCGCACTGCAACACAACGACCCGCGCTCTGCCACGGCACATGCGCAACGTGCCGTCAACTTCGCTCCGCAAAATGCCGATCTCTGGTTTACGTTGGCGTACGCAGCGCGGCTGAGCGGACAATACCCGCTGTCCGTCGACGCGTACAAAAAAGGCCTCGCGCTTAAGCCATCTTCAGTGGAGGGGCTTTCTGGTCTGGCCCAAACCTATGCCCGGATGGGCCGCACCGACGACGCCCAGCAAACGCTCGAACAGGCCCTGGCTGCGAACCCAAGAAGCGACACGGACCTTCAGCTTGCCGGCGAGTTGCTGCTTTCCACCGATCCCAAGCGAGCTCTCGAATATCTGCACCGGTCGGAAGCCGTAAAGCCATCGCCTCGAACTGAACTTCTGATGGCTCGTGCCTATGAACGAGTCGGAGACAGCGAATCGGCCCACAATATGCTCGAGAAAGCGCGGCGCGCGGCTCCAAACAATCCCGAGATCGTGCGGGCAATCGCCAGCTACTACCGCGACATCGACCAGTACGATCAGGCAATCCGCAGCCTCGAAGAATTGCATTCGAAAGACCCGAACGTCCTTGCTGAGTTGGCATATTCCTACACGTTGGCCGGCAACGCGCCCGCGGCTGCCAAAACTTATGCGCTAGCGGCCACTCGCGCGCCGAATGACATTGAGATTCAACTGAATGCTGCTCAGGCCATGCTCAACGCCGGCGACTTCGCACAAGCGAATTCGCTTTTGAATCATGCCGCTTCGCTGAATCCTGACCACTACCGCCTCTTTGCCCTGCGCGGGCGACTGGAGGCGGACGAACATCACACGGACAATGCGATCCGCAATTACGAGGCTGCTCTTCAGCACCTGCCCGAAGGAGTGCCCGAGGGTGTTCTCTATCCGATCTCTCTGCGCGTCGATCTGGCCGATCTTTATCGCGATGCCGGCGATACCCAGAACGCGGACCGCGTTACCAAAGACGCAACCAATGCCATTCGCGCCATCAACCTCACCGGTGCAGCTCGGCCCGAATTCCTGCGACTGCGAGCGGCTACTGAATTGGCTCGAAACGACATGGAATCCGCCGAAAAGGATTTGCAAGAGGCGATCCAACTGGCTCCTCGCAATGTTGTGCTGCTGCTGAACTATGCCCATCTATTGTGGAAGGCTGACCGGAGAGACGACGCTGTCAAGACCTATAAGGCGGCGCTGGCCATCGATCCATCGAGTGCCGGAGCGTTAGGGGCGCTGGGATTCCTCTCACGCGAAATGGGGGACATGGAGGCCGCCCGCCATTACTTTCAGGAATTCGCGAAGAAGCATCCCGATGACTTCGCGCCATTCCTGGCGCTCGGCGACCTGGACAGCGAAACTCGTCGGTTTCCCGAAGCGCAAGAGAATTATGAGCAGGCATTCCACAAGGCCCCAAGCAATCCTTTGATCGTTTCCGGCGCCATGAATGCAGCCCTCGAAGCCCACCAACCCGCGCAGGCAAAGAAATGGCTCGCACGCGCATCGGAAACGGTGCAGCAAGATCCGCAGGTCATGCGCGAGCACGAGCGCTACCTGACCATGACCGGCAACTATGCCGAATCGACCGATCTCGGCTATCAGGTAATTCAGAAACTCCCCAAGGACCGCGAAGGAGCCGACTATCTCGCCTACGACCTGCTCTTTCTAAAGCGCCTCGACGAGGCGATGAAAGTGGTTGAACACTTCGAACCGATTCTGCCTGGCGATCGCGACCTGTATCTGATTGCAGGCTACATTCACGCCGACCACAACGAAAACGAAGAGGCCGTCCGCTCCTTTACGCGCGCCCTCGAAATCGATCCCAACATCGCGGTCGGTTACATGAACCGCGGCTATGTGTACAACGACATGCGCCTGGCCACAAAGGCCGAGCAAGACTTTCGCCACGCCTTGGCGATCAATCCGCAATACGGCGAAGCTCACCTCGGGTTAGCCTATAGCCTGCTTCAACTGCGTCGTTCCGTGGCAGCATTGAAGGAGGCTGAGATTGCCAGTCGCTTACTGCCCGACTCGGAGAGCCTCCATCTCGCCAAGGCCGAGGCGTATCGCCAGCGATCCATGCTGACTTCCGCAGAAACCGAATACAAAAAAGCGTTACAGCTGAATCCCAATTCCCCAACGTCTTACCTCGCGCTCGCCGATGTGCAATATCGCGCTCATAAGTACGCAAGCTCGGCGGAGACGTTGCACACCGGATTAGCGGTCGCGCCCAACGATCCCATGATTTCCGCGGATTTGGCCAGATCCTACGCTCAGCTTCGGCGATCGTCCGACGCCCTGGCAGCGATCGCCACCGCTGAACGTACGGGCGGATCGAATTACAGAGTCCTGCTCGTTACTGCGGACGCTTTGAAAATTCTAGGCCGACGCAGCGATGCCATGACCCGATATTCCCGCGCGCTGGAAAGCTCCGACGAAGATCGTCTGCGGGTGCGTCTTGCTCTGGGTCAGCTTTTTGCCGATGAAGGCAAGGCCGCCGACGCGCAACAGCAAGTGGCGCTCGGATTTGCCGAGGCTCGAGTGGCGTCCACTGATTTGACTTCGGCGGAAGACTACTTGAATGCCGCGGAAATCCTGATGGCGATCCACGAGTATCCCCTCGCCGAGCGTATGCTGGGGCGCGCCCAGGCACTGGGAGCCGACGAAACCACCGTCGCGGTCGGCATGGCCAACGCCTCGCTGGCCCTGGGCGACACGCATGCTGCGGAATTGCAGTTGGCCAGCCTGCCGGACGATCCGGACCGCCAAAACAATGTCGAGTTTCTGGTCGCTCAGGGCAATGTCTACCGCCAACGCGGGGAGAATGATCGCGCCCTCGCCGACTTCGTGCGCGCCAACCAGCTCGATCCCGAGAATCCTGACACGCGACTCGTCGAAATGGAACTGGCGGAACAACAGGGCCATCCCATCATCGACCGGTTGGGCATGAGTTCGGGCGTGCGCGTAGGTCCGATCTTCGAAGACGAGAACATCTATCAGATGGACGCCCGCCTGCGCGGCGTGCAGAATCAAGGAGCTTTGCTGCCCCCTCCGCGGCGTTCGGTCGAGACTTACGCCGATTCCCACTTTCAATTCCGCGCCAACTCGCTTCTTCCGATTGAAGGTTTCGTTGGGGAGCGAAATGCTCAGGGCAGCTTGTCGTTTCCCAGCCAGTTGCTCATTCAGGATCGGAATACCTTCGACACGATCTTCAACGTTTCGGTGGTGCCGGTTGTGCGCCTTGGCGGCATAAAACTGTCGATCAATCCCGGCTTGCAGTACACGGTCCGGCGCGACACGGTTTCGCCCGTGCCGATGAATCAAAATCTTTTTCGCCAGTTCCTCTATGTGGCTACCAGTCCTATCTACAACTGGTTCTCGGTTTCCGGCAGTTTGATTCGCGAGGCGGGCCCGTTCACCGACCAGCTTTTGCACTCGCGAGACGAAGATGCTGATATCGACTTCCGAGTAGGCCGGCCCTGGGGAAGAACCGCGCTGCTAACCGGGTACAACGCGCGCGATCTGCTCTTTGGGCCATCGGTGCACGAGTACTATCAGACCGTTACCTACGGCGGGCTGGAACATGCATTCGGTTCACGCTTTCGCGCTTCGGCGGTGGCGGAGTTCCTGCGGGCGTGGCGGGTAGAAGGCCGTGACTACGCAATCGCTCAAACGCTTCGGCCACGCTTTGGGTTCGACGCAAAACTCAACCCGCATTGGACGCTTACTGCTTCGGGAGCTTGGTCTTCCGGACGCAGCTTTCACGCCTATGACAATGTGGCTGCGAACTTTGTGGCCACCTATACCCGTGACCGGAGCTGGGGTCGGGGCTCGGAGACGGCGGCCGCGTACCCAATGAGATTTTCGTTTGGACTGGGAGAGCAGACCTTTTACGACTTTCCCGGGCATGCGCACACCCAGGTTGTTCCGGTGGCGCAAGTTACTTTTTGA
- a CDS encoding glycosyltransferase: MKIALITSFPPSRHALNEYGFHVAEQLRQERCVELTVLGDYLSTPADELAGFNVVRCWGFERNGNIATLLRAIRKAKPDVAWFNLGFASFGSRPLSATLGLITPAITRLNGVYSHVTLHQLFETVDLEDAAVSSPTLYRMGGWLTTHLLLTANSLSVLLPAYRRTLDSKYKRGQVSVRSHGIFAGKPDPPDFSRRGNPDHRILAFGKWGTYKRLELLIEAFEQVAAKFPNVKLVIGGGDHPKTPGYVKSVAERHASDRIKFLGYVPEAAIADLFREASLTVMPYTSSAGSSGVAHLAAQYGVPMIASNIQDFRELAEHEGIEIRFFAPGNAESLADQMLLALNSPDDLKRMAWRNYSAGVAMSMPQVVREYIRSFRQQERIKLLQLAATMRRRGALQNGGELARTVGEKIQKWQDEDEIATPTA; this comes from the coding sequence GTGAAAATTGCGCTGATCACGTCATTTCCGCCCAGTCGTCATGCTCTCAACGAGTATGGCTTTCACGTAGCCGAGCAACTGCGGCAAGAGCGGTGCGTTGAGCTGACGGTGCTGGGAGACTATCTGTCGACTCCCGCCGATGAACTAGCCGGCTTCAATGTTGTCCGCTGTTGGGGCTTTGAAAGAAACGGCAATATCGCGACCCTGCTGCGCGCGATTCGAAAAGCGAAGCCTGACGTGGCCTGGTTCAATCTGGGCTTCGCCAGCTTCGGCTCCCGCCCTCTCTCCGCGACGCTTGGTCTGATCACTCCGGCCATAACGCGACTCAATGGCGTGTATTCGCACGTTACGCTGCACCAACTCTTTGAGACCGTTGACTTGGAGGATGCGGCAGTCAGCTCGCCCACTCTCTACCGGATGGGAGGGTGGCTGACCACACATCTGCTATTGACGGCGAACTCGCTCTCCGTACTCTTACCTGCCTACCGGCGCACTTTGGATAGCAAATATAAGCGCGGCCAAGTGAGCGTGCGCTCACATGGAATCTTCGCCGGCAAGCCGGACCCTCCGGATTTTTCGCGCCGGGGGAACCCGGATCATCGCATTCTGGCATTCGGGAAATGGGGAACCTATAAGCGTCTCGAGTTGCTGATCGAGGCCTTCGAGCAGGTGGCCGCAAAATTCCCCAACGTGAAGCTGGTAATTGGTGGTGGGGATCACCCCAAGACGCCTGGCTATGTGAAGTCGGTAGCGGAGCGTCATGCCAGCGATCGCATCAAGTTTCTGGGCTATGTGCCCGAAGCGGCGATCGCCGATTTGTTTCGTGAGGCCAGCCTTACTGTCATGCCATACACATCTTCGGCGGGCTCCAGCGGCGTAGCGCATCTCGCGGCGCAATACGGGGTTCCTATGATCGCCTCCAACATTCAGGATTTCCGGGAACTTGCCGAGCATGAAGGAATTGAAATTCGGTTTTTTGCTCCAGGCAATGCCGAGAGCCTGGCGGATCAGATGCTTCTGGCCTTGAATTCTCCGGACGATCTGAAAAGGATGGCCTGGCGGAATTACTCGGCTGGTGTGGCCATGAGCATGCCGCAAGTAGTGCGCGAATACATCCGCTCGTTCCGCCAGCAGGAACGCATTAAGCTGTTGCAGTTGGCGGCCACCATGCGTCGCAGAGGCGCACTCCAGAACGGGGGCGAGCTGGCTCGTACGGTGGGCGAGAAGATTCAAAAATGGCAGGATGAAGACGAGATTGCCACTCCCACCGCGTAG
- a CDS encoding oligosaccharide flippase family protein → MSTIPHTQLTTKQIYWEVWRGPVVRGSVILLVSSGMVAATNLLYNLLVARMLGASGFGHASALYTLLMMMSAVSLSFQIVASKFIARHSETLARTQIYATMLRRAWQAGLGIAVLIAAFSAYLASYFNLPQRHDLLLLAIATGVYVPLGVRRGRMQGCCDFGSLGVNVVAEVAVKFGGALLFLKLGMGVTGVMFAVMLSIVAAYLVGMPGAEYRAMPGLIKIAPFGEGMQAIMYFIGQVILSNLDILLVKHFFPPPEAGIYAAVALVGRVVFMLSWSVVSSMFPVSASQTNRVAGRSVLYTAVLLVATLTSLFIAAVALAPESVWIVLLGKAFLLGAVGSFSKLLTQYAVMTAIYSIAVVVMMYEISRRIGPAAWVQLGASVLLTVGIWWYHASLSQVIVVQMFVMSGLLAGVVVPLFRERDTAHALALSWEPFQLVRRVPEAEVISEFLRGEFYHPVFDPYRQDFLQLVEQGDLDNPDENLIRRALLFRRRGRMWRELPADTEWWEIEMTPRDLERLQSFPRNEWRRFARKGFYLTDMVERIGAEMDRGQLTPFLTKLKAIANDLRASGVPDAVLLIGTDQYHPLTIIEGNHRMAAAMLTISESAHRRFRFFCGLSPNMTSCCWHQTDLRSLMRYARHTVRYIFHDGDFVVSRRLREKLAEIQTN, encoded by the coding sequence ATGAGCACAATTCCACATACGCAATTGACCACAAAGCAAATCTACTGGGAGGTTTGGCGCGGTCCGGTCGTGCGCGGCAGCGTCATCTTGTTGGTCAGCAGCGGGATGGTGGCCGCCACGAACCTGCTCTACAACCTTCTGGTAGCGCGCATGCTCGGCGCTTCGGGTTTTGGTCACGCCTCGGCTTTATACACGCTTCTCATGATGATGTCGGCGGTCAGCTTGTCGTTCCAGATCGTGGCGTCGAAATTTATTGCGCGGCACTCGGAAACGCTGGCCCGCACCCAAATTTACGCCACCATGCTGCGCCGCGCCTGGCAGGCGGGACTGGGCATAGCCGTACTCATCGCCGCATTCAGTGCCTACCTGGCTTCGTATTTCAATCTGCCGCAACGACACGACCTGCTATTGCTGGCTATCGCGACCGGAGTCTACGTTCCCCTTGGAGTTCGCCGCGGCCGAATGCAGGGCTGTTGCGACTTTGGCAGCCTGGGTGTCAATGTGGTCGCGGAAGTAGCGGTGAAGTTTGGCGGCGCACTTCTGTTCCTGAAATTGGGAATGGGTGTCACAGGTGTGATGTTTGCCGTCATGCTCTCCATCGTCGCCGCTTACCTTGTCGGCATGCCGGGAGCCGAGTACCGGGCGATGCCGGGATTGATCAAAATCGCTCCCTTTGGCGAAGGCATGCAGGCCATCATGTACTTCATCGGACAGGTAATTCTGAGTAACCTCGATATCCTCTTGGTGAAGCATTTCTTCCCGCCACCGGAAGCTGGAATCTACGCCGCCGTGGCTCTGGTCGGACGGGTTGTGTTCATGTTGTCGTGGTCGGTGGTGAGCAGCATGTTTCCCGTATCGGCCAGCCAGACGAATCGCGTGGCAGGACGTTCGGTGCTATACACCGCCGTGCTCCTGGTGGCCACTCTCACATCTTTGTTTATTGCCGCCGTCGCTCTCGCCCCAGAGTCGGTGTGGATCGTGCTGCTGGGCAAAGCGTTCCTGCTGGGCGCGGTGGGGTCGTTCTCCAAGCTCCTGACTCAATACGCGGTCATGACCGCAATCTACTCCATCGCCGTGGTCGTGATGATGTACGAAATCTCGCGGCGTATCGGTCCCGCAGCGTGGGTACAGTTGGGCGCCAGCGTTCTGCTGACCGTGGGCATCTGGTGGTATCACGCTTCCCTTTCTCAGGTAATTGTGGTGCAGATGTTCGTGATGTCGGGATTGCTTGCAGGTGTCGTCGTCCCGCTGTTCCGCGAGCGCGACACGGCACACGCCCTCGCCTTGTCGTGGGAGCCTTTTCAACTCGTGCGGCGCGTGCCGGAAGCTGAGGTCATTTCCGAATTCCTGCGAGGCGAGTTTTACCATCCCGTGTTCGATCCCTATCGACAGGACTTTCTGCAACTGGTGGAGCAGGGCGATCTGGACAATCCCGACGAAAACCTGATTCGACGCGCACTTCTGTTTCGCCGGCGAGGACGTATGTGGCGTGAATTGCCTGCCGACACGGAATGGTGGGAGATCGAAATGACGCCACGCGACCTGGAACGATTGCAGTCATTCCCGCGCAATGAATGGAGACGCTTTGCACGGAAAGGCTTTTATCTGACCGACATGGTTGAACGCATTGGGGCGGAGATGGATCGCGGGCAGCTCACGCCGTTTCTAACCAAGCTGAAGGCGATCGCCAACGATCTCCGCGCGAGCGGCGTGCCCGACGCGGTGCTGCTGATCGGAACCGACCAATACCACCCGCTCACGATCATCGAGGGAAATCACCGCATGGCGGCAGCCATGCTCACCATTTCCGAGTCCGCACACCGGCGGTTTCGTTTCTTCTGCGGTTTATCGCCGAACATGACCTCGTGCTGCTGGCACCAGACGGACTTGAGAAGCTTGATGCGCTATGCTCGCCACACCGTCCGTTACATCTTTCACGACGGAGATTTTGTTGTCTCGCGGAGACTGCGGGAAAAGCTGGCCGAGATTCAAACTAATTGA
- a CDS encoding polyprenol monophosphomannose synthase codes for MPGFSEKSFALVVPTLNEAGNIDILLHELTNVLSATDYEYEIVVVDDGSTDGTVEKVRGWAKQDPRIRIFSRVGQRGLAGAVLYGWSQCRANLLGVIDADLQHPPALLPELLQAAESADIAIASRYARSNGTKGWNPLRSAVSRLSTLAAAPLISNKKFQVTDPMSGFFVIHSRCIEGMTFQTTGFKLLLEILVRGRIRSAQEVPFQFGLRRAGASKANATIAFHYLHLLARLSRDLVLRSSEQ; via the coding sequence ATGCCCGGGTTTTCCGAGAAGAGTTTTGCCCTGGTTGTGCCCACACTGAACGAAGCGGGAAATATCGACATATTACTGCACGAACTCACCAATGTTTTAAGCGCAACCGATTATGAATACGAAATCGTAGTCGTCGACGACGGCAGCACCGACGGAACGGTGGAGAAAGTTCGGGGCTGGGCAAAACAAGATCCGCGCATTCGCATTTTTTCCCGGGTGGGACAACGAGGTTTAGCGGGGGCGGTGCTGTATGGTTGGAGCCAATGCCGAGCGAACCTGCTCGGTGTCATTGACGCCGATCTGCAACACCCTCCTGCGTTGTTGCCTGAACTTTTGCAGGCTGCGGAATCGGCGGATATCGCCATTGCCAGCCGCTACGCCCGTAGCAACGGAACTAAGGGCTGGAATCCGCTGCGTTCGGCCGTGTCGCGTCTCAGCACGTTGGCGGCGGCGCCGCTCATTTCCAACAAAAAATTCCAGGTCACCGACCCCATGTCGGGCTTCTTCGTAATCCATAGCCGCTGCATCGAAGGTATGACGTTCCAAACGACTGGTTTCAAACTGCTGCTCGAAATTCTCGTACGCGGCCGCATCCGCAGCGCACAGGAAGTACCTTTCCAATTCGGGCTGCGGAGGGCGGGGGCCAGCAAGGCCAATGCGACCATAGCTTTTCACTATCTCCACCTTCTGGCCAGGCTCTCGCGGGATCTGGTGTTGCGTTCGAGTGAGCAGTGA
- a CDS encoding tetratricopeptide repeat protein, which yields MALRRMGVVAFSGFLAAQFLAGATLSVAGDLKINIPKRDVSTPSQKLNRDGVAALKHGHEEKAKKLFYRAYLLDPEDPFTLNNLGYVAELDGDADRALRYYALAARDHTDAIIDQSVEADLKGKHLDEVFLHAQNSAMEINKVSEQAIVLLQKGYVFEARNLLQSELSRRPNDPFLLNNLGYALESIGDVQGALQAYSAAASLHSKQRVIVTPRLKWRGRPISEVAASNAKAVSEQIARGEGVDATTARLNLRGVAALNDNNPTGARDFFLQAYRQDAQNSFTLNNLGYIAELAGDRETAQMYYEAARSGRDAKEKVSYSTRRDAEGRQINSLADVNQADVESTLKAVQEAKRRANRPIELKRRDSLSATPPEDSTPVPPIGVQSPKLPPLPPPSSEQDQTTPNQPPDSVPPQNPQS from the coding sequence ATGGCGCTTCGTAGGATGGGAGTGGTCGCATTTTCCGGATTCTTAGCGGCGCAGTTTCTCGCAGGTGCAACTCTGTCTGTCGCGGGGGACCTGAAGATCAACATTCCGAAGCGAGACGTGTCCACCCCGAGCCAGAAGCTGAACCGCGATGGGGTCGCCGCACTCAAGCACGGGCATGAGGAAAAAGCAAAGAAGTTATTTTACCGGGCTTACCTTTTGGATCCGGAAGATCCGTTTACTCTGAACAATCTCGGGTACGTTGCCGAATTGGACGGCGATGCCGATCGCGCGCTGCGCTACTATGCCCTGGCGGCTCGCGACCATACGGATGCGATCATCGACCAGTCGGTGGAAGCCGATCTGAAAGGCAAGCACCTGGATGAAGTTTTTCTGCACGCGCAAAACTCCGCGATGGAGATTAATAAAGTAAGCGAACAGGCAATTGTACTGCTGCAAAAAGGATATGTCTTCGAGGCCAGGAATTTGCTCCAGTCTGAATTGTCGCGCCGACCGAATGATCCTTTTCTGCTCAACAATCTTGGCTACGCGCTGGAGTCCATTGGTGACGTTCAGGGAGCGCTGCAAGCATATTCGGCGGCAGCCAGCCTGCATTCCAAACAGCGAGTGATCGTGACGCCACGCCTTAAATGGCGCGGCCGCCCGATCAGCGAGGTTGCGGCATCCAACGCCAAGGCGGTCAGCGAGCAGATCGCCCGGGGGGAGGGAGTTGACGCAACAACCGCACGCCTCAATCTGCGGGGCGTGGCCGCACTTAATGACAACAATCCCACGGGCGCGCGCGATTTTTTCTTGCAGGCCTATCGACAAGACGCACAGAATTCTTTCACCCTGAATAACCTCGGCTATATCGCCGAGTTGGCGGGCGATCGCGAAACCGCTCAAATGTATTATGAGGCCGCGCGCTCCGGCCGGGATGCCAAAGAAAAAGTAAGCTATTCCACGCGCCGTGACGCTGAAGGCCGGCAGATCAACAGTCTTGCCGACGTTAACCAGGCGGACGTGGAATCGACGCTGAAGGCGGTGCAAGAGGCGAAGCGCAGGGCCAACCGGCCCATTGAACTTAAGCGCCGCGATAGCCTTTCAGCGACCCCACCGGAGGATTCGACTCCGGTGCCTCCCATTGGCGTGCAGTCTCCGAAACTTCCTCCCTTGCCGCCTCCCAGCTCGGAACAAGATCAGACGACGCCAAATCAGCCGCCAGACTCCGTGCCTCCGCAAAACCCGCAATCCTAG
- a CDS encoding class I SAM-dependent methyltransferase encodes MALAVMRNVFRTFQRFGITVSPNHYYWPVPDVRELESRNWPAEEEPIGLDLGFSRQLDFLRTVVPQYRSEWESAASPFFSVGYNYHNGFFETFDAEMAYCMVRHYRPRRIVEVGGGYSSRVLAAALDLNLRRDGVRGELITIDPCTDRFPHKALSDRVHLIPQTIQNVNLDIFLGLQEGDILFLDSSHVVGIGSDVVREYLEIVPRVAPGVLIHAHDIFIPADYPRQAVLHNLSFWSEQYLLQALLMFNPKFEVLWGSSYMQSRAPEALESAFPQWQHSYSRMRANKRRFLPTRDADHVWPSSFWMRKLA; translated from the coding sequence ATGGCCTTAGCCGTAATGCGAAATGTGTTCCGCACGTTTCAGCGCTTTGGAATCACAGTGAGCCCCAATCACTATTATTGGCCTGTGCCGGATGTGCGGGAACTGGAATCCAGGAACTGGCCGGCCGAGGAGGAGCCGATTGGCCTGGACTTGGGCTTCAGCCGGCAATTGGATTTTCTGCGAACCGTGGTTCCGCAGTATCGCTCAGAATGGGAATCGGCCGCGTCGCCTTTTTTCAGCGTTGGTTACAACTACCATAACGGCTTCTTTGAGACCTTCGATGCCGAGATGGCTTACTGTATGGTTCGCCACTACAGGCCCCGGCGAATCGTGGAGGTGGGCGGCGGCTACAGCAGCAGGGTATTGGCGGCGGCCCTGGATCTTAACTTAAGGCGCGACGGCGTGCGCGGTGAGTTGATCACAATCGATCCCTGCACCGACCGTTTCCCGCACAAGGCACTGAGCGATCGCGTCCACCTGATCCCTCAAACCATACAAAATGTCAATCTCGATATATTCCTCGGCCTGCAAGAGGGCGATATTCTGTTCCTCGATTCCAGCCACGTTGTAGGCATCGGCAGCGACGTAGTGCGCGAATATCTCGAAATCGTTCCCCGCGTTGCCCCCGGTGTTCTGATTCATGCGCACGACATTTTCATTCCCGCTGACTATCCACGCCAGGCGGTCTTGCACAATCTGTCATTCTGGTCGGAACAATATTTGTTGCAGGCGTTGCTGATGTTCAACCCAAAATTCGAGGTTCTTTGGGGTAGCAGTTACATGCAAAGCCGAGCGCCCGAAGCTCTGGAAAGCGCTTTCCCGCAATGGCAGCACAGCTACAGCAGGATGCGTGCCAACAAACGGCGATTTCTTCCCACTCGCGATGCAGACCATGTATGGCCGTCCAGTTTCTGGATGCGAAAACTGGCTTGA